One genomic region from Bdellovibrionota bacterium encodes:
- a CDS encoding MFS transporter, which produces MQQNEKLTSSDIRTLGLAALGGALEFYDFIIFVFFTKTLGQLFFPADMPDWLSQFQVYGIFAAGYLARPIGGVIMAHFGDRTGRKKMFTLSVFLMALPTLGIGLLPTYLQIGIFAPLLLLFLRIMQGIAIGGEVPAAWVFVAEHVPRNRVGFACASLTSGLTAGILLGSLMASGLYTQLTPEAVLDYGWRIPFIVGGIFGLMAVWLRKWLSETPVFLALKEKKEISSEIPLKTVMKNHKTSIFVSMLITWMLTAGIVVIILMTPTLMQTQLGISAQEAFFGNNLASFFLIIGCVVGGYFADKIGRLLALLIGSLCLLIAVYVFYFDLVNGAKNFITLYSLAGFCVGVVGIIPSVMVAAFPAQIRFSGLSFSYNMAYAIFGAMTPPLISYLTDRLGITAPAHYVAFTAIITVFTSFYLIKNKKDYLNN; this is translated from the coding sequence ATGCAACAAAATGAAAAATTAACCTCTTCAGATATCAGAACTTTGGGTTTAGCGGCTCTAGGCGGAGCCTTAGAGTTTTATGATTTTATTATATTTGTATTTTTCACGAAAACATTAGGACAACTTTTTTTCCCTGCTGATATGCCAGATTGGTTGTCTCAGTTTCAGGTATATGGAATTTTTGCGGCAGGTTATTTGGCGAGACCCATTGGTGGCGTTATAATGGCTCACTTTGGTGATAGGACGGGTCGAAAAAAAATGTTTACTCTGAGTGTATTCTTAATGGCACTTCCAACTTTGGGTATTGGGCTTTTGCCAACATATTTGCAGATAGGAATTTTTGCCCCTCTTCTTCTTTTATTTTTAAGAATCATGCAAGGTATCGCTATCGGTGGTGAAGTCCCAGCAGCATGGGTCTTTGTGGCGGAACATGTTCCGAGAAATCGTGTTGGCTTTGCCTGTGCAAGTTTAACCTCCGGATTGACGGCGGGAATTCTATTGGGCTCATTGATGGCCTCGGGTCTTTATACTCAGCTCACGCCGGAAGCTGTTTTGGATTATGGATGGAGGATCCCATTTATCGTGGGTGGAATTTTTGGCTTGATGGCTGTTTGGCTCAGAAAATGGTTGAGTGAGACTCCTGTCTTTTTAGCACTGAAAGAAAAAAAAGAGATCAGCAGTGAGATTCCTCTAAAAACAGTGATGAAAAATCATAAAACAAGTATTTTTGTGTCCATGTTAATAACTTGGATGTTAACGGCTGGAATTGTTGTGATCATTCTTATGACTCCAACTCTTATGCAAACTCAGCTTGGTATCAGTGCCCAGGAAGCTTTTTTTGGAAATAATCTAGCGTCTTTTTTTCTAATCATTGGCTGTGTTGTAGGTGGGTATTTTGCTGATAAAATAGGAAGATTGTTGGCGCTTCTTATAGGATCTCTGTGTTTACTTATAGCAGTTTATGTTTTTTATTTTGACCTTGTTAACGGAGCAAAGAATTTCATTACTCTATATAGTCTGGCTGGATTTTGCGTAGGCGTAGTTGGGATTATTCCATCTGTTATGGTTGCGGCATTTCCTGCTCAGATTCGTTTTTCAGGATTATCTTTTTCTTACAATATGGCATATGCAATTTTTGGAGCGATGACTCCTCCATTAATATCTTACTTGACGGATAGACTGGGAATAACTGCCCCTGCTCACTATGTAGCCTTCACAGCTATAATCACGGTGTTTACTTCTTTCTATTTAATCAAAAATAAAAAAGACTATTTGAATAATTAA
- the murI gene encoding glutamate racemase, which translates to MKPVDLVVMDWGIGGLSVYNEILKKMSGLSILYFSDSGSMPYGKMDPEKLKQRLLQLISNFSDQGVKHFVIACNAASTALPSLEKEFSKKNLHVIGVIDCGVALVKSTPHRKVGILGGRRTILSHCYSKRLTSKNRKVIGRIAQPLSALIESGELVSSRMTKTLNQILKPLRNCDAILLACTHYPAVSSQIQNILPHCKLLDPAATVATYIKKNWKLESSSAKKKSSTLFLTSGDTEQMKNAAKAAFGIQIYRALKVSLIKTKK; encoded by the coding sequence ATGAAACCCGTCGATCTTGTTGTCATGGATTGGGGCATTGGTGGGTTGAGCGTTTATAATGAAATTCTAAAAAAAATGTCCGGATTATCCATTCTCTATTTCTCCGATTCAGGCTCCATGCCATACGGAAAGATGGATCCTGAAAAATTAAAACAGAGATTGCTTCAATTGATATCGAATTTTTCGGATCAAGGTGTTAAACATTTTGTCATTGCCTGCAATGCGGCCAGCACAGCTTTGCCATCATTAGAAAAAGAATTTTCAAAAAAAAATCTTCACGTCATCGGAGTGATTGATTGTGGAGTAGCATTAGTGAAAAGTACCCCCCATAGAAAAGTGGGAATTTTAGGAGGGCGGAGAACGATTTTATCTCATTGTTATTCTAAAAGATTAACTTCTAAAAACAGAAAAGTTATAGGGCGTATTGCACAACCTCTCTCTGCTCTCATTGAAAGCGGAGAATTGGTATCTTCTAGGATGACAAAAACTTTAAATCAAATTTTAAAACCATTGAGAAATTGCGACGCAATTCTTTTGGCGTGTACCCATTATCCAGCGGTGTCCTCACAAATTCAAAATATTTTACCGCACTGTAAACTTTTAGATCCAGCGGCAACGGTGGCGACTTATATCAAAAAAAATTGGAAATTAGAGAGTTCTTCTGCAAAGAAAAAATCTTCAACCTTATTTTTAACTTCTGGAGATACCGAACAAATGAAGAACGCCGCCAAAGCTGCTTTTGGTATACAGATATATCGGGCACTCAAAGTTAGTTTAATAAAAACAAAGAAATAA